One Ictalurus furcatus strain D&B chromosome 24, Billie_1.0, whole genome shotgun sequence DNA segment encodes these proteins:
- the c24h6orf62 gene encoding uncharacterized protein C6orf62 homolog — protein MGDPNSRRNQTRNRLRAQLRKKRESLADQFDFKIYIAFVFKEKKKKSALFEVAEVVPVMTNNYEENILKGVKDSSYSLESSLELFQKDVVQLHAPRYQSMRRDVIGCTQEMDFILWPRNDIEKIVCLLFSRWKGADHEPFRPVQAKFEFHHGDYEKQFLHALGRKDKAGMVMNNPNQSVFLFLDRQHLQTPKTKATVFKLCSLCLYLPQDQLTCWGVGDIEDHLRPYMPD, from the exons ATGGGAGACCCAAACTCTCGACGAAATCAAACCCGAAACCGACTCCGTGCCCAGCTACGGAAGAAACGAGAATCCTTGGCTGACCAGTTTGACTTCAAAATCTACATTGCCTTCGTGTTTAAGGAAAAG AAAAAGAAGTCTGCACTTTTTGAGGTAGCTGAAGTGGTGCCTGTCATGACCAACAACTATGAAGAAAATATCCTCAAAGGAGTGAAGGATTCAAGCTACTCCTTAGAAAGTTCTTTGGAGCTTTTTCAAAAAGATGTTGTGCAGTTGCATGCCCCTCGCTACCAATCTATGCGCAGG GATGTAATAGGTTGCACACAAGAGATGGACTTCATCCTTTGGCCCCGCAATGATATTGAGAAGATAGTGTGTCTTCTGTTCTCCAGATGGAAGGGAGCAGACCACGAACCCTTCAGGCCTGTTCAG GCTAAGTTTGAATTTCATCATGGGGACTATGAGAAGCAGTTTTTGCATGCTCTTGGCCGTAAGGACAAGGCTGGGATGGTGATGAACAACCCAAATCAGTCTGTGTTTCTTTTCTTGGACAGACAGCACTTGCAG ACTCCAAAAACCAAGGCCACAGTTTTCAAGTTGTGCAGCCTCTGCCTCTACCTGCCACAGGATCAGCTGACCTGTTGGGGGGTCGGAGACATCGAAGACCACCTCCGCCCATACATGCCAGATTAG
- the gmnn gene encoding geminin: MSSVRKTKQVENHCVNVKNFFTTQTSGASSRRRTLQVLQPSAVNKPLGKIEPGKTVPKRKIWGADQVKGSKRIKAEVAVKHANAENENQTEGISQEAYELMVKETPTSSYWKELAEERRKALFNILQENEKLHKEIETKDEQIAELQSENDELQELAQHVQHMADMIERLTGKSPDNLEELREIAFDAEDEGPECKYEDSGSDLEDEEETKAEAKNTGVVTETEDNTVSDDSK; the protein is encoded by the exons ATGAGTTCTGTCCGAAAAACGAAGCAAGTGGAGAATCattgtgtaaatgtaaag AATTTTTTTACAACACAAACATCAGGGGCATCTTCCAGGAGGAGAACGCTTCAGGTCCTCCAACCATCTGCTGTAAATAAGCCTCTTGGGAAGATTGAG cCTGGGAAGACTGTTCCTAAGCGGAAGATATGGGGTGCTGACCAGGTGAAAGGCTCAAAGAGAATTAAAGCTGAAGTGGCAGTGAAACATGCCAATGCAGAAAATGAAAACCAAACTGAAGGAATCTCTCAGGAAGCCTATGAGCTGATGGTCAAAG AAACCCCTACCTCTTCTTACTGGAAGGAGTTGGCAGAGGAACGACGGAAAGCCCTTTTCAACATTCTCCAGGAGAATGAGAAG CTTCACAAAGAAATAGAAACCAAAGATGAGCAGATTGCTGAGCTGCAAAGTGAAAATGATGAACTACAGGAGCTAGCACAGCATGTTCAGCACATGGCTGACATGATTGAG CGGTTAACTGGTAAAAGTCCAGACAACTTGGAAGAACTACGAGAAATTGCCTTTGATGCGGAAGATGAAGGTCCCGAGTGCAAATATGAAGACTCTGGAAGTGAtctggaggatgaggaggaaacAAAAGCGGAGGCCAAGAATACAGGGGTTGTGACTGAAACAGAAGATAACACTGTCTCCGATGACTCAAAGTAG